A genome region from Yoonia vestfoldensis includes the following:
- a CDS encoding helix-turn-helix transcriptional regulator, whose product MRATLGLYPPHSRLAESILAGADPLVLISALPGTGRSTLLARIAELSGAQVVTAPCDVPPGARLGLIDLPAGAHFALPSGQTRIIISAAPQQITDFARLRLYGDLRIVGNADLFLAAGDDPSFHQSGGWPALSAFFSREMPSSAAQSIPTAYLRDTVLDRIDGGTVAVLHALALSRRGLDAAPLDSDACAALHWLQPLVVQNSDRWTYRTPALGQMFRDAMAEIAVETRTSRLLEAAGEPGVAIRSALAAGHRRRALAILERGGGVMLGHMEGPAEARAVLDAFGQDPDPSVLALRVMVALKSGQASHAALLLDAAEQTILNPAAAPDRAALLSRQNIPPELRMVRLLLGVYSDKPVSANFYGEFAALLAEAPPENHLLRGSVYNVALDEQIRSGRMGEAIATGERALAHYDAAGAPYLAFYIHVHLALMHLMAGAPNDAAPRLALARQKLGNTAFETPQDDLFLELLDAQVAYEQGRPEKMARFAETAFERFAYGELWPTIAAQALAFGAESLLQLRGAAAALQYIDSWRVQMWRTRRFRLLVAQREVLILQSANRWREARTQLETMATRIGHIWIESAGENLTDLRDAEDLTQALIWLRQKLLERPRDTLLGDQLAMLAANPHLSWRQRQCLAIWQAWSARRRGKIGEARRLLAHVLDTTAARSCRAPVLEERQLVVAMLDDPRMAGGPMENRPVPRDLRRGALDVAVTGLLSRQELRALLLLSEGCSNKELAREMRVSLPTIKFHLRNLYAKLGAADRRQAIDIARSRHILKT is encoded by the coding sequence TTGCGCGCAACACTTGGTCTTTATCCGCCGCACAGCAGGCTGGCGGAAAGCATCCTGGCAGGGGCGGACCCTTTGGTGCTGATCTCGGCGCTGCCGGGCACCGGGCGATCAACGCTTTTGGCCCGGATCGCAGAATTATCCGGCGCGCAAGTCGTCACCGCGCCATGCGATGTGCCGCCGGGGGCAAGGCTCGGTCTGATCGACCTGCCCGCAGGGGCGCATTTTGCATTGCCGTCCGGGCAGACCCGGATCATCATCAGCGCCGCGCCACAGCAGATCACGGATTTCGCCAGGCTGCGGCTTTACGGTGATCTGCGCATTGTCGGCAATGCCGATCTGTTTCTGGCAGCAGGTGATGATCCCAGCTTTCACCAAAGCGGCGGCTGGCCGGCACTATCCGCCTTTTTCAGCCGCGAAATGCCAAGCTCTGCGGCACAGTCGATCCCCACCGCCTATCTGCGTGATACGGTGCTGGACAGGATAGATGGCGGCACGGTCGCGGTGCTGCATGCGCTGGCGCTGTCGCGGCGCGGGCTAGACGCGGCCCCGCTGGATTCCGATGCCTGCGCGGCGCTGCATTGGCTGCAACCGCTTGTGGTGCAAAATAGCGACCGCTGGACCTATCGCACCCCGGCACTAGGGCAGATGTTCCGCGATGCCATGGCCGAGATCGCGGTCGAAACACGCACCAGCCGCCTGTTAGAGGCAGCGGGCGAACCCGGCGTCGCGATCCGTTCGGCATTGGCGGCGGGGCACCGGCGGCGGGCGCTGGCGATCCTGGAACGCGGCGGCGGCGTCATGCTGGGCCACATGGAAGGCCCGGCCGAGGCGCGCGCCGTGCTGGATGCTTTCGGGCAGGATCCCGATCCATCGGTGCTGGCGTTGCGCGTCATGGTCGCGTTGAAAAGCGGCCAAGCCAGCCATGCCGCCTTGTTGCTGGATGCGGCGGAACAGACGATCCTGAATCCAGCGGCAGCGCCTGACCGCGCCGCATTGCTGTCCCGGCAGAATATCCCGCCGGAATTGCGCATGGTCCGCCTGCTGCTGGGCGTTTACAGCGACAAGCCGGTCAGCGCCAATTTCTATGGGGAATTCGCCGCCCTGCTGGCAGAGGCCCCGCCCGAAAACCATCTGTTGCGCGGCTCGGTCTATAATGTGGCGCTGGATGAACAGATCCGCAGTGGCCGCATGGGTGAGGCGATTGCAACAGGCGAACGCGCTTTGGCGCATTACGATGCAGCGGGCGCGCCCTATCTGGCATTCTATATCCATGTCCATCTTGCGCTGATGCATCTGATGGCGGGCGCACCAAATGACGCCGCACCACGGCTGGCATTGGCGCGGCAGAAACTGGGGAATACCGCGTTCGAGACGCCGCAGGACGATCTGTTTCTGGAATTGCTGGATGCACAGGTCGCCTATGAACAGGGCCGCCCGGAAAAGATGGCGCGCTTTGCCGAAACCGCATTCGAACGCTTTGCATATGGTGAATTATGGCCGACCATCGCCGCACAGGCGCTGGCCTTTGGCGCGGAATCCCTGCTGCAATTGCGCGGCGCCGCGGCAGCGCTGCAATATATCGACAGCTGGCGGGTGCAGATGTGGCGCACAAGACGGTTTCGCCTGCTGGTCGCACAACGCGAAGTGCTGATCCTGCAATCCGCCAACCGCTGGCGCGAGGCCCGCACCCAGCTTGAAACCATGGCAACACGCATCGGTCATATCTGGATCGAAAGCGCTGGCGAGAACCTGACCGATCTGCGCGATGCCGAGGATCTGACGCAGGCCCTGATCTGGCTGCGCCAAAAGCTGCTGGAACGTCCGCGCGATACCCTGCTTGGCGATCAATTGGCGATGCTGGCGGCCAATCCGCATCTGTCCTGGCGGCAACGGCAATGTCTGGCGATCTGGCAGGCCTGGTCTGCGCGCCGACGCGGCAAGATCGGCGAGGCGCGCCGCCTGCTGGCGCATGTGCTTGATACGACGGCGGCACGCTCTTGCCGCGCGCCGGTGTTGGAGGAACGCCAGCTTGTCGTCGCCATGCTGGATGATCCGCGCATGGCAGGCGGCCCGATGGAAAACAGGCCAGTGCCGCGCGACCTGCGGCGCGGGGCGCTGGATGTGGCGGTCACCGGGCTTTTATCGCGGCAGGAATTGCGCGCGCTTTTGTTGCTGTCGGAAGGCTGTTCAAACAAGGAACTGGCCCGCGAAATGCGTGTCAGCCTGCCTACGATCAAATTTCACCTGCGCAACCTTTACGCCAAATTGGGCGCGGCGGACCGGCGGCAGGCGATTGACATCGCGCGCAGCCGCCACATCCTGAAAACCTAA
- a CDS encoding ABC transporter permease, whose amino-acid sequence MPPSFAEFILRRIAGLLAVLLVLSMMIFVLARVVPGDPARMALGPAASAAQIDAMRAQMGLDDPLPLQYVNFLGGAVQGDFGLSLISGRPVAAEVMGLLPATLELVLATLVLMLVLGVPLGVLSARYQNTWGDTLLRLFSLVGVTMPAFLAAILLQLCAAYYLNDWPILGRIERGIGAPDGPTGLLTIDGLLTGRLDVTLSALQHLAFPAIALSLSGIAQIMRITRSAMIENQRRDHVQTLRSFGVPGRVVTFRYLLKLSSVAPLTIMGLEFASLIGNAFVVEMVFAWGGFASHGLESILQKDLNSVMAVVMLSGLFFVVANLVIDIIVGLIDPRIRMKEGR is encoded by the coding sequence ATGCCACCCAGCTTTGCCGAATTCATCCTCAGGCGGATTGCCGGTTTACTTGCCGTGCTACTGGTCTTGTCGATGATGATCTTCGTCCTGGCGCGCGTGGTGCCCGGCGATCCGGCGCGCATGGCGCTGGGGCCTGCGGCCAGTGCCGCACAGATTGACGCGATGCGCGCGCAGATGGGTTTGGATGATCCGCTGCCCCTGCAATATGTCAATTTCCTTGGCGGCGCGGTCCAGGGCGATTTCGGGCTGTCGCTGATTTCCGGCCGCCCCGTCGCCGCCGAGGTGATGGGCCTGCTGCCCGCCACGCTGGAACTGGTACTGGCGACCCTGGTCCTGATGCTGGTGCTGGGCGTGCCGCTGGGGGTCTTGTCGGCGCGCTATCAGAACACTTGGGGCGATACATTGCTGCGGCTGTTTTCGCTGGTCGGCGTGACGATGCCTGCGTTTCTGGCCGCGATCCTGCTGCAATTATGTGCCGCCTATTATCTGAATGACTGGCCGATCCTGGGGCGCATAGAGCGCGGGATCGGCGCGCCTGACGGCCCCACCGGCCTGCTGACGATCGACGGCCTGCTGACCGGACGGCTGGATGTGACGCTCAGCGCATTGCAACATCTGGCATTCCCCGCCATCGCCCTGTCGCTATCGGGGATCGCACAGATCATGCGGATCACACGCTCTGCGATGATCGAGAACCAGCGCCGCGATCATGTCCAGACCCTGCGCAGTTTCGGCGTGCCGGGGCGTGTCGTGACCTTCCGCTATTTGCTGAAACTATCCTCGGTCGCGCCGCTGACCATCATGGGGTTGGAATTCGCCTCGTTGATCGGCAATGCCTTCGTCGTCGAGATGGTCTTTGCCTGGGGTGGCTTTGCGTCACATGGATTGGAATCGATCCTGCAAAAAGATCTCAATTCCGTGATGGCGGTCGTCATGCTGTCGGGGCTGTTCTTTGTCGTGGCGAACCTGGTGATTGATATCATCGTCGGCCTGATCGACCCCCGTATCCGTATGAAAGAGGGTCGCTGA
- a CDS encoding ABC transporter permease, translated as MPTQDAPNVILTARRMAWLRFRSNPVAIIGALMVLSVLICVAFAPWIAPYPDHSGNVLDFSNRHVAPNADHWLGTDKVGRDILTRVIYGFRVSLLLVVGVLGVAVPVGAALGLAAGYFGGRAEFVITGFTNVMLAIPPLVMALAVGNILNPNLINAMIAIALLWWTWHARLVYRVAKSVAAEDYIEATRLAGASHWHILTREILPNCIAVISVKTTLDAAFIILFGATLSFLGLGVRPPTPDLGSMVADGRQFLPELWWGVLGPALGIFYVTLGFNLLGDGLRDMFDVEV; from the coding sequence ATGCCCACCCAAGACGCGCCAAACGTAATCCTGACCGCGCGCCGCATGGCCTGGCTGCGGTTCCGGTCCAACCCGGTGGCGATCATCGGCGCGCTGATGGTGCTGTCAGTGCTGATCTGTGTGGCCTTTGCCCCCTGGATCGCCCCCTATCCCGACCATAGCGGCAATGTGCTGGATTTCAGCAACCGGCACGTTGCACCAAACGCCGATCATTGGCTGGGCACCGATAAGGTGGGCCGCGATATCCTGACGCGGGTGATCTATGGCTTTCGGGTGTCGCTATTGCTGGTCGTGGGCGTCTTGGGCGTCGCGGTGCCGGTCGGGGCGGCTTTGGGCCTGGCTGCGGGCTATTTCGGGGGCCGGGCCGAATTTGTCATCACCGGTTTTACAAATGTCATGCTGGCAATCCCGCCCCTGGTCATGGCTTTGGCGGTTGGCAATATCCTGAACCCCAATCTGATCAATGCGATGATCGCCATCGCGCTGCTGTGGTGGACCTGGCATGCGCGGCTGGTCTACCGCGTCGCCAAATCCGTCGCCGCCGAGGATTACATCGAGGCCACCCGTCTGGCAGGTGCATCGCATTGGCATATCCTGACCCGCGAAATCCTGCCCAATTGCATCGCGGTCATTTCGGTCAAGACGACGCTGGATGCGGCTTTCATCATCCTGTTCGGCGCAACCCTGTCCTTTCTGGGTCTGGGTGTGCGCCCGCCAACCCCGGACCTGGGGTCTATGGTCGCCGATGGCCGCCAATTCCTGCCCGAACTCTGGTGGGGGGTGTTGGGGCCTGCATTGGGGATCTTTTACGTCACGCTGGGTTTCAACCTGCTGGGCGACGGGCTGCGCGACATGTTCGATGTAGAGGTCTAG
- a CDS encoding dipeptide ABC transporter ATP-binding protein — protein MALLDIQNLNLSFTSYGQRSHALRDVSLKIEPGQRVALIGETGSGKSVTSKAILDTLPRNAAVESGKILWHGKDLLLQSSATREALKGVEMSVVMQDPLSSFNPVFSIGTHLEDVLYWADRRKGQGRSRAARRDHIRQVLRKVQLADPDRVMRAYPSQLSGGMRQRVLIALALMNRPALLIADEPGTALDVTTQDEILKLLNALVVEDGLSLLMITHNLGVVRMTADQVYVMHKGEIVENAPLKQLFATPRTDYAKELIAAIPPLYGPQVKDQPATPQQTLVKLEDVGKDFIEKRLLRAPVVNSAVKGVDIEIAKGEIFGLAGESGSGKTTVARMIMGIMRPTSGRVILDGQPLTDRLDGRADRGLAQIVYQNPGTSLNPKRTVGQTLQVPFDFSQTPRSQHPRQIAALLDRVGLGADYVSRYPHELSGGQKQRVAIARALAANPRLLVLDEPTSALDVSVQKKVIALLEELRDELGLTYLFISHDLSLMRNFCSRIAIMLRGQVVEQGTPAEVFANPSHPYTRALISAIPVITDAEEAQKPKVTDEERSKFLVSSAA, from the coding sequence ATGGCATTGCTTGATATTCAGAACCTCAACCTGTCCTTTACCAGCTATGGCCAGCGCAGCCATGCGCTGCGTGATGTCTCGCTGAAGATCGAACCGGGCCAGCGTGTCGCGCTGATCGGCGAAACCGGCTCTGGCAAATCGGTGACGTCAAAGGCGATCCTTGACACCCTGCCCCGCAATGCCGCGGTGGAAAGCGGCAAGATCCTGTGGCACGGCAAGGACCTGTTGCTGCAAAGCAGTGCCACCCGCGAGGCTCTGAAGGGCGTCGAGATGTCGGTGGTGATGCAGGACCCTTTATCCTCGTTCAACCCGGTGTTTTCCATCGGCACCCATCTGGAGGATGTGCTTTACTGGGCGGACCGGCGCAAAGGCCAGGGTCGCAGCCGGGCCGCCCGGCGCGATCATATCCGGCAAGTGCTGCGCAAGGTGCAGCTTGCGGACCCCGACCGCGTGATGCGCGCCTATCCATCGCAGCTGTCGGGCGGCATGCGCCAGCGGGTGCTGATCGCGCTGGCGCTGATGAACCGCCCCGCCTTGCTGATCGCCGATGAACCGGGCACCGCGCTGGATGTGACAACACAGGATGAAATCCTCAAACTGCTGAATGCGCTGGTGGTCGAGGATGGGCTATCGCTGCTGATGATCACCCATAATCTGGGCGTGGTGCGGATGACCGCCGACCAGGTCTATGTGATGCATAAAGGCGAGATCGTCGAAAACGCGCCGCTGAAACAGCTCTTTGCAACACCGCGCACCGATTACGCCAAAGAGCTGATCGCCGCGATCCCGCCGCTTTATGGGCCGCAGGTCAAGGACCAGCCAGCCACCCCGCAACAGACGCTGGTCAAGCTCGAAGACGTCGGCAAGGATTTCATCGAAAAGCGCCTGCTGCGCGCGCCCGTGGTCAATAGTGCCGTCAAAGGCGTGGATATCGAGATCGCCAAAGGCGAGATTTTCGGGCTGGCCGGCGAAAGCGGATCGGGCAAAACCACCGTCGCGCGGATGATCATGGGGATCATGCGCCCCACCTCGGGCCGGGTGATCCTTGATGGGCAGCCGCTGACCGACCGGCTGGATGGGCGCGCGGACCGGGGTTTGGCGCAGATCGTCTATCAGAACCCCGGCACCTCGTTGAACCCCAAGCGCACGGTGGGCCAGACCTTGCAGGTGCCGTTCGACTTTTCGCAGACACCCAGATCGCAGCATCCCCGCCAGATCGCAGCCTTGCTGGACCGTGTCGGGCTGGGCGCGGATTATGTCAGCCGCTATCCGCATGAATTATCGGGCGGACAAAAACAGCGCGTGGCAATTGCCCGTGCGCTGGCCGCCAATCCGCGCCTCTTGGTGCTGGATGAACCGACATCCGCGCTGGATGTTTCCGTGCAGAAAAAGGTCATCGCCCTGCTGGAAGAGCTGCGCGATGAACTGGGTCTGACCTATCTGTTCATCAGCCATGATCTGTCGCTGATGCGTAATTTCTGTTCACGCATCGCGATCATGCTGCGTGGGCAGGTCGTCGAACAGGGCACGCCGGCAGAGGTCTTTGCAAACCCCAGCCACCCCTACACCCGCGCCCTTATTTCCGCGATTCCCGTCATCACCGACGCAGAGGAAGCGCAGAAACCCAAAGTCACCGATGAAGAGCGATCAAAATTTCTCGTGTCCTCGGCGGCATGA
- a CDS encoding hydantoinase/oxoprolinase N-terminal domain-containing protein — translation MRMRLGIDVGGTNTDAVILDGRRVLAGVKRMTTEDVMTGISDALEAVIAQAGVARDAIDVTMIGTTHFTNAVVERRALDPVAAIRLGLPATACLPPMVDWPADLVAEVGGHRYLLHGGYEFDGREIAPLDEDGLLRVADDINAKGIRAAAISSVFSPINRAMEERARDILQERCPGLAVVMSSQIGRIGLLERESAAIMNASLLTLSDQTVSAFGRALSEAGLTCPFYVTQNDGTLMAADMVRRFPVLTFASGPTNSMRGAAFLTGLKDAIVIDIGGTTTDVGALQHGFPRQASSVVDVGGVRTNFRMPDVFSIGLGGGTRVDGTAETLVVGPRSVGYRLTKEALVFGGTTLTCTDIAVAAGTADIGEASLVADLDPALVTAARARIAEMLETAVERTRISPDPMPVIAVGGGSILAPDTIGGLKVLRPENFAVANAVGAAIAQISGEVDRIFSLEGRTRDACLADAEAEARAAAIAAGAREDTLDVIEREDVPLAYLPGNATRIHVKVVGEMGALDA, via the coding sequence ATGAGAATGAGACTGGGCATTGATGTCGGCGGCACCAATACCGACGCGGTGATCCTTGATGGCCGCCGCGTGCTGGCAGGCGTCAAGCGCATGACAACCGAAGACGTCATGACCGGCATCAGCGACGCATTGGAAGCCGTGATCGCGCAGGCAGGTGTGGCGCGCGATGCCATCGACGTGACCATGATCGGCACGACGCATTTCACCAATGCCGTGGTGGAACGCCGCGCGCTGGACCCGGTCGCCGCGATCCGGCTGGGCCTGCCCGCCACCGCCTGCCTGCCGCCGATGGTGGACTGGCCCGCCGATCTGGTGGCAGAGGTCGGCGGCCACCGTTACCTGCTGCATGGCGGCTATGAATTCGACGGGCGCGAAATCGCACCGCTGGACGAAGACGGCTTGCTAAGGGTGGCCGATGATATCAACGCCAAGGGCATCCGCGCGGCGGCGATCTCTTCGGTGTTCTCGCCGATCAACCGCGCCATGGAAGAGCGCGCCCGCGATATCCTGCAGGAACGCTGCCCCGGTCTGGCCGTCGTCATGTCGTCACAGATTGGCCGCATCGGCCTGCTGGAACGCGAAAGCGCCGCGATCATGAATGCCAGCCTGCTGACATTGTCGGATCAGACCGTCTCGGCCTTTGGGCGCGCCCTGTCAGAGGCCGGGCTGACCTGCCCGTTCTATGTCACCCAGAATGACGGCACCTTGATGGCGGCGGATATGGTGCGCCGGTTCCCGGTGCTGACCTTTGCCTCTGGCCCGACCAATTCGATGCGCGGGGCGGCCTTCCTCACCGGTCTGAAAGACGCCATCGTGATTGATATCGGCGGCACCACAACCGATGTGGGCGCGCTGCAACACGGCTTTCCGCGCCAAGCCTCTAGCGTGGTCGATGTCGGGGGGGTGCGGACCAATTTCCGCATGCCAGATGTGTTTTCCATCGGGCTGGGCGGGGGCACCCGCGTCGATGGCACGGCCGAGACGCTGGTCGTCGGCCCGCGGTCTGTCGGCTATAGGCTGACAAAAGAGGCCTTGGTCTTTGGCGGAACGACCCTGACCTGCACCGATATCGCCGTCGCGGCGGGCACGGCCGATATCGGCGAGGCCAGCCTTGTCGCGGACCTTGATCCGGCGCTGGTGACTGCGGCCCGCGCCCGGATTGCCGAAATGCTGGAAACCGCCGTGGAACGCACCCGCATCAGCCCCGATCCAATGCCGGTGATCGCAGTGGGTGGCGGGTCGATCCTTGCGCCTGACACTATCGGTGGGCTGAAGGTGCTGCGGCCCGAAAACTTTGCCGTGGCCAATGCCGTGGGTGCAGCCATCGCGCAGATTTCGGGCGAAGTGGACCGGATCTTCTCGCTCGAAGGGCGCACACGCGACGCCTGCCTTGCCGATGCAGAGGCAGAGGCCCGCGCCGCCGCTATCGCCGCAGGTGCGCGCGAAGACACGCTTGACGTGATCGAGCGCGAAGACGTGCCGCTGGCCTATCTGCCCGGCAATGCCACCCGCATTCACGTCAAAGTCGTCGGGGAAATGGGGGCGCTTGATGCTTGA